The Salmo trutta unplaced genomic scaffold, fSalTru1.1, whole genome shotgun sequence genome has a segment encoding these proteins:
- the LOC115189955 gene encoding N-acyl-phosphatidylethanolamine-hydrolyzing phospholipase D isoform X1 — protein sequence MAASKCIFTPRVWKSPLSRCIHRAARALNTAKGTLSRPGAQHCPPMEESGGAGGEVDENQVLMEERGVSPGDSPGTEEGSPAVVRPRDPPTSTLQEAGPRKSSSSRSSRKSFRLDYRLEEEVTGSSRDKHGRFTNPWSTWKFPSWSTLLRFFLLEKNHSNVPSSKEVLDEELPVVEPWFLRVPEAADGAVGSGLRVTWLGHASVLVEMDGLVILTDPIFSQRASPFQFMGPKRYRGPPCTVDQLPRIDAVVISHSHYDHLDAGTVTQLNERFGGDLRWFVPLGLMDWMQKSGCENVIELDWWEENCVPGHDEVTFVCTPAQHWCKRTPTDDNQVLWGSWSVLGPCNRFFFAGDTGYCSSFQEIGRRFGPFDLAAIPIGAYLPRDVMRGQHVDPEEAVEIHKDIQARHSLAIHWGTFALAYEYYLEPPVRLREAMEKNGLNVEHFFVLNHGESRVLNADQEVFE from the exons ACCAGGAGCCCAACACTGTCCCCCCATGGAGGAGAgcggaggagcaggaggagaggtggatgagAACCAGGTgttgatggaggagaggggtgtctCTCCTGGAGATTCCCCAGGGACGGAGGAGGGTTCCCCAGCCGTGGTCCGGCCCCGTGACCCTCCCACCTCCACCCTGCAGGAGGCAGGGCCTCG GAAGAGCAGCTCCTCCAGGTCCTCCAGGAAGAGCTTCCGTCTGGATTACcggttggaggaggaggtgacTGGGTCGAGCCGGGACAAACATGGCCGCTTTACTAACCCCTGGTCCACGTGGAAGTTCCCTTCCTGGTCCACCCTGCTGCGCTTCTTCCTGCTGGAGAAGAACCACAGTAATGTACCCAGCTCTAAAGAG GTCTTAGACGAAGAGCTTCCAGTAGTGGAGCCTTGGTTCCTCCGTGTCCCTGAGGCAGCAGACGGCGCCGTGGGGTCTGGTCTCAGGGTGACCTGGCTGGGCCACGCATCAGTCCTGGTAGAGATGGACGGCCTGGTCATCCTCACTGACCCCATCTTCAGCCAGAGGGCATCTCCCTTCCAGTTCATGGGCCCCAAGAGGTACCGGGGTCCCCCTTGTACGGTTGATCAACTCCCCCGGATCGACGCCGTTGTCATCAGCCACTCCCACTACGACCACCTGGACGCGGGCACCGTGACCCAGTTGAACGAGCGGTTCGGTGGGGATCTCCGATGGTTTGTGCCGTTGGGACTCATGGACTGGATGCAGAAGAGCGGGTGTGAGAATGTGATAGAGTTAGACTGGTGGGAGGAGAACTGTGTGCCAGGTCACGATGAAGTCACGTTTGTGTGTACACCGGCGCAGCACTGGTGCAAGCGCACCCCCACGGACGATAACCAGGTGCTGTGGGGTAGCTGGTCTGTCCTGGGGCCCTGCAACCGCTTCTTCTTTGCTGGAGACACCGGCTACTGCTCATCCTTCCAGGAGATAGGGAGGAGATTTGGTCCATTCGACCTGGCTGCCATACCCATCGGCGCATACCTGCCCAG AGATGTAATGCGTGGACAGCATGTGGACCCGGAGGAGGCTGTGGAGATCCACAAAGACATCCAGGCCAGACACTCCCTGGCTATTCACTGGGGAACCTTCGCTTTAGCTTACGAG TATTACTTAGAGCCTCCAGTGAGACTCAGGGAGGCCATGGAGAAGAATGGGTTGAATGTGGAGCACTTCTTTGTCCTGAACCATGGAGAATCCAGAGTGCTGAATGCAGACCAGGAAGTCTTTGAATGA
- the LOC115189955 gene encoding N-acyl-phosphatidylethanolamine-hydrolyzing phospholipase D isoform X2 → MEESGGAGGEVDENQVLMEERGVSPGDSPGTEEGSPAVVRPRDPPTSTLQEAGPRKSSSSRSSRKSFRLDYRLEEEVTGSSRDKHGRFTNPWSTWKFPSWSTLLRFFLLEKNHSNVPSSKEVLDEELPVVEPWFLRVPEAADGAVGSGLRVTWLGHASVLVEMDGLVILTDPIFSQRASPFQFMGPKRYRGPPCTVDQLPRIDAVVISHSHYDHLDAGTVTQLNERFGGDLRWFVPLGLMDWMQKSGCENVIELDWWEENCVPGHDEVTFVCTPAQHWCKRTPTDDNQVLWGSWSVLGPCNRFFFAGDTGYCSSFQEIGRRFGPFDLAAIPIGAYLPRDVMRGQHVDPEEAVEIHKDIQARHSLAIHWGTFALAYEYYLEPPVRLREAMEKNGLNVEHFFVLNHGESRVLNADQEVFE, encoded by the exons ATGGAGGAGAgcggaggagcaggaggagaggtggatgagAACCAGGTgttgatggaggagaggggtgtctCTCCTGGAGATTCCCCAGGGACGGAGGAGGGTTCCCCAGCCGTGGTCCGGCCCCGTGACCCTCCCACCTCCACCCTGCAGGAGGCAGGGCCTCG GAAGAGCAGCTCCTCCAGGTCCTCCAGGAAGAGCTTCCGTCTGGATTACcggttggaggaggaggtgacTGGGTCGAGCCGGGACAAACATGGCCGCTTTACTAACCCCTGGTCCACGTGGAAGTTCCCTTCCTGGTCCACCCTGCTGCGCTTCTTCCTGCTGGAGAAGAACCACAGTAATGTACCCAGCTCTAAAGAG GTCTTAGACGAAGAGCTTCCAGTAGTGGAGCCTTGGTTCCTCCGTGTCCCTGAGGCAGCAGACGGCGCCGTGGGGTCTGGTCTCAGGGTGACCTGGCTGGGCCACGCATCAGTCCTGGTAGAGATGGACGGCCTGGTCATCCTCACTGACCCCATCTTCAGCCAGAGGGCATCTCCCTTCCAGTTCATGGGCCCCAAGAGGTACCGGGGTCCCCCTTGTACGGTTGATCAACTCCCCCGGATCGACGCCGTTGTCATCAGCCACTCCCACTACGACCACCTGGACGCGGGCACCGTGACCCAGTTGAACGAGCGGTTCGGTGGGGATCTCCGATGGTTTGTGCCGTTGGGACTCATGGACTGGATGCAGAAGAGCGGGTGTGAGAATGTGATAGAGTTAGACTGGTGGGAGGAGAACTGTGTGCCAGGTCACGATGAAGTCACGTTTGTGTGTACACCGGCGCAGCACTGGTGCAAGCGCACCCCCACGGACGATAACCAGGTGCTGTGGGGTAGCTGGTCTGTCCTGGGGCCCTGCAACCGCTTCTTCTTTGCTGGAGACACCGGCTACTGCTCATCCTTCCAGGAGATAGGGAGGAGATTTGGTCCATTCGACCTGGCTGCCATACCCATCGGCGCATACCTGCCCAG AGATGTAATGCGTGGACAGCATGTGGACCCGGAGGAGGCTGTGGAGATCCACAAAGACATCCAGGCCAGACACTCCCTGGCTATTCACTGGGGAACCTTCGCTTTAGCTTACGAG TATTACTTAGAGCCTCCAGTGAGACTCAGGGAGGCCATGGAGAAGAATGGGTTGAATGTGGAGCACTTCTTTGTCCTGAACCATGGAGAATCCAGAGTGCTGAATGCAGACCAGGAAGTCTTTGAATGA